The following DNA comes from Methanomassiliicoccales archaeon LGM-DZ1.
CGGCATGGCGGAGATGAGGGAGATCCTGAAGAACATCAGGAACGGCAAGCCCGGGCTCACGGTGCTGATGTCATCGCACATGATGCACGAGGTCACCGATCTATGCGACCGCATAGCCATGGTGAACCGTGGGAGGCTCCTGGTGCACGACGACAAAGAGAAGGTCATCGGAGGCTCCGGCGACGAGCACCGCCTGAGCATCAGGCTGGCCGGCGGGGCCTCCCCGGAGGCCCTGGAGGCTGTGCGCTCCGAAGTGTGCATAGAATCGGCCGAGGTCAGCGGGACCGCCATCGAGGCGGTCATGCGCGGGAACGATGACTCCGCAGCGGATCTCATCGCAGCCCTGGTGGCCCGCGGGCTGCGCCCCTGCTCCGTGTCCGAGGATGAGAATGCTCTCGAGAACAGGTACCTCGAGATGATCCAGGAGTCGGGATGATGGCGGCTGAATTCAAGTCCCTGTCCGGGCATGTATCGGGGTCCGACATCTGGGACAGTCTGAGGCAGGCGGCCGTGGTGTCCGCCAACGAGATGCGGAAGTTCCTCCGCGGGAAGAAGCTGCTGCTGTTCGCCGCGATGGTCGCGGCGGTCGTGGCCCTGATGACCTATGCCATCGCCGCGTTCTCCGACAATACGAGCGCCTCGTTCGTGAGCACGGCCTTCGCCACCTTCGCCTATCTGGTGGTCATAATTGCCGCCGCCCTCTTCGCCGCGCCGGCCGTCGCCGGCGAGTACGAGGACCGCACAGCGCTGATACTGTTCACCAGGCCCATCGGCAAGATGTCGATATTCCTGGGAAAGACCGCGGCCGCACTCCTGGTCACCATGGTGTTCACCGCCGTCTACTACTGCGTCTCCGCGGTGCTCTCGGCGGCCATCTGCGGAGGGGTCACCGGGAACCACTGGGCCTCCATGGGACTGGCCCTGGCATACTGCGCCGCGTCCGTGGGCATAGCCATGCTGTTCAGTGTCGTCCTCAGGAGGTCGAGCACCGCGGTGGTGATGACCATCATCTTCCTGACCCTGATCGCCGGTGTCCTGACCAACGTCTTCGAGATCGGAGGGATAGAAGATCCGTGGTACCTTCTGGAGTACTGCTCCGACGATATCGTCTTCGCGATCGACGGCACCTTCGACATGATGGGGACCCAATACGTCCGCGACGTGGATCTGATGCGTTCGGCCGCCGTGATGGTCATATGGGGGCTGGCGGCCTGGGCGCTGGGGTACCTGGCGTTCAGGAAGAAGGAGTACTGAAGGGAAGGGGCCCGGTGCCCCGCCCTTCTCTCTTCCTGCGCAATTATTTAATCGGTGTGGGGCGTGCGACGCCCTATGATACAGTGTCCCCGCGGCACGAGGGATTTCCTGCCGGACGAGCTTGAGAAGAGAAGGCACTACGAATCGGTACTGCGCGGAGTGGCGCGGAGGTTCGGGTACCGCGAGATCGAGACCCCCATCTTCGAGGAGGCCGAGCTCTTCATACTCAGGTCCGGCCCCAATGTGATGAAGGAACTGTACGCGTTCAAGGACAAGGGAGACCGCGAGATCGCCCTCAGGCCCGAGATGACCGCTCCGGTCATCCGCGCCTTCGTCAACGGCATGGGCTCCTATCCCAAGCCGATAAAGCTGTTCTACTTCGGCCAGTGCTTCAGGTACGAGCGCCCCCAGGCCGGGAGGTACCGCGAGTTCTTCCAGTTCGGATCGGAGATCATCGGCGCGGCCACTGTCGAGACCGATGCCGAGTCCATCGCCATGGCGGCATCCATGATCAAAGCGCTGGGTCTCAAGGATTACAAGCTCCGCATCGGGCACATCGGGGTCCTGAGGCAGAGGATCGCGGACATCGGCGTGCCGGCCGAGAAGACCGCCGAGGTGCTCCAGAAGCTCGACAAGAAGAACTATGATGAGTGCAGGCCGCTCCTGCAGTCCATGGGTGTGAAGGATGAGGACATCTCGGGCCTGTTCGAGCTGACCGAGACCGTCGGCGGGACCGAGGTCCTCTCCAAGGTCCCCGGAGAGGCCGGGGACTACCTCCGCTCCCTGACATCCATCCTGGAGAAGATGGGCGTGAAGGACGTGGAGATCGACCTCGGCGTCGTCCGCGGGCTCGACTACTACACGGGGATGGTCTTCGAGGCCGAGGCCCCCTCGCTGGGCGCCGAGAAGCAGATCTGCGGCGGCGGCTCGTATTCCCTATCGGAGCTTTTCGGCGGGGAGAAGGTGTTCTCCACCGGGTTCGCCATCGGCTTCGACAGGATCCTGCTGGCAATGGAGAGGGAGGGCATCGCCTACGAGCCGGAGGGGATCGATGCTTACGTCATCCCCGTCTCCGACGATGTCCGCGCGGACGCCGCCGGCATCGTCACCGCCATCAGGGAGGCCGGCGCCTCCGCCGACGTGGACATCATGGGCAGGAAGATGGCGAAGGCCCTGAAGTACGCGGACTCGGTGAGAGCCAGATGTGCCGTCATCGTGGGCAGGAAAGAGCTCGACAGGGGCTGTGTCGTCCTCAGGGATATGAAGACCGGAGAGCAGTCCGAGGTCCCCCTGGCCGAACTGGCCGGGAAGTTCGCTCAGGAGTGAGCGGCGGTCCTGACGGAGGGGGAAACGCCCCTCCGATTTTAGGCTCAATTTAATTTAACTTCGAAAAATGTTATCAAACTTACAAAATCATAACCATATTTTGCAACGATTCTAACATTTTTATAACTTAAAATCAATAACGTTTTATGAGACGCTTGATCGAGAAGAGCTTGAAGGAGTGGAAGGACTCCCACAGGCGCAAGCCTCTGATGATATTGGGCGTCCGCCAATGCGGGAAGACCTACTCGATGAAGGAGCTCGGCCGCAGAGAATTCCCAGATTATGCATATTTCAACTTCGAATCGGACGAAGGAGGCAGATTGAAGGGCATCTTCGAGAAAGGGCTCGATACCAGCAGGATAATCGACGATCTTTCATACGTACGCGGGAAGAGGATCACGCCGGACACGCTGATAATCTTCGATGAGATTCAATATTGCATGAGGGCGATCGCCTCGCTCAAATACTTCTGCGAGGAGGCTCCGGAGTACTACATTGTCTGCGCAGGTTCTCTGCTTGGGGTCAAACTTCACGAATCCACGGAGGGAAGGTCAGGCGATTATTCGTTCCCTGTCGGGAAGGTTCGGTTCATGAACATGTACCCTATGAACTTCGCCGAGTTCCTACGCGAGACCAGAGGGGACCTGTACGGAGATCTCGCAGAGAACATATCCGCGGGAGAGACTGTGCCAGACGCTGCGATGTCTGTTCTCGAGGAGGCTGTCCGCGAGTATTGGCTTGTGGGAGGCATGCCGGAGTCGGTCGCGGTCTGGAAGGAAACCAGGGATATCGAGGCGGTGAGGGAGGTGCAGAAAGACATCGACATGTCGTACCTCATGGACTTCTCCAACCATGCCCCGGAGGATTTCCCCAAGCTCAGCGCCATATGGAATTCCATAGCCAGGCAGAACGCCAAGGGGAACGAGCGTTTCTTCTTCAACGAGGCCGTCGAAGGCTCGAGGGCGGGACAGCTCAAGGATGCGCTGCAATGGCTCATCGATGCGGGGCTCGTCTACCGCTGCACAAGGGTATCGAGCCCGGATGTTCCGCTCACCGACAGGGAGGACAGGAACATCTTCAAGCTGTACATGGCCGACGTGGGTCTGATGACCTTCAAGTCCGGAGTGCCGGCGAAGGCGGTCGGGAAAGAGGAGGAAGCCTACGGCCTTTTCAGAGGAGCCCTGGCGGAGAACTTCGTCCTCACGGAGATGATATCATCGTACGGGACCGAGAAACCGTATGATTACTGGAAGAACGACAGGGGCATCTCGGAAGTGGACTTCCTGCTGGATATGGGCGGGGAGACGATCCCCATAGAAGTGAAATCCGGGCGTGTCCCGCGCCTGCGCAGCATGGAGCAGTACATATCCCTCTACAATCCGCGCGTCGCTGTGCTGGCGTCGTTCAGGAACCTCGGCGGCGAAGGGAAGCTCCGCTCCGTCCCCCTTTATCTGATGTGGAGGGTAAAGGATTTCATCAGGAATCCGGAGCGATCCCGGCCCTGATGATCAAATCCAGGTTCATTTTCAGACAGCAATCGGCGCCAGGACAACAGAGGCGGTGCCATCCCCGAGCGCCTCGGCAAGGCCCGACAGATCATCGATCCTGCCTATCTGGGTATAGCTGTGCATCCCGGTATTGGCATGGTCCGCGTAGAAGATCATAAGGCAATTTCCGCGATACAGCGAGATGTCCCCGGCATGGATCGTTCCGGGCCGGATGTCGCTGACAGGGAGGTCCGTTTCCAGGCAGCAGTACTTCCCGCTGCTGTTCAACTCCTCCATGCTCAGTTCCATCGGCTGCTCCCGCAGCATGGACAGGAGAGATCCTGCGGCCTCGTTATCATAGAGGGTCGCCGTGAACTCAGTCCCGTTCACCGTCACCGAGATGCGTTCATCGCCGAGCTCCGCACCACCATCCCCTCCATTATCTCCGCCGGCGTACGATATGAAGACGCCCACCAGGATCACCGCGGCGAACATCAGGGCCGCTGCTGCCGACAGGTCGCGCTTCTCCATGCAGCGCCATGCCCTTTCCATCGGAAATCGATTGCGGAGTTATTGGACGAACAGGTCGTCCTTGGAGAGGAACTCCTCGAGCCCGCAGCATCTTACCCCTTTGTCCGTGAATCCGCTGTACGGACCGGGCTCCAGCAGAACCAGGTATTTGGGGAACGAATCGTCAACGGAATCCAGGGAGGAGAACTCGCGCGCCATGGTTTTCTCGGACTGGATCGTCTGGCAGACCTGGATGTATATCCGGCGGTCATCCTTCACGGCGACGAAATCTATCTCCTTTCCGCCGGGATCCCCTACGTAAACATCGAATCCTCTGCTGAGGAGATCAGTGAAGATTATGTTCTCCATGTGGCCGGGGGTATCGTTAACGCGGTATCCGATGAGGGCGTGCTTGATGCCGATGTCCGTGGCATAATACTTGTACTTGGACCCGATGATGCGGTGCCCTCTCAGATCGTATACGCTGGCACGTATCAGGATGTTGGCGTTCTCGAGGTATTCGAGATAGGTGTATACAGTGGACACCGAAACCGAGCTGCCGGCCGATTTCATGGACTTGTAGATGTTGTTTGCCGAAACATAGCTCCCGATGGTGGAAAGCACGAAACGCAGCACTTCGGTCAGGGCCGATCTTCCCCTCAGGGAATATCTTTCCTCTATATCGTTGGCGATCGAGGTGCTCACGATGTCCCTGATGATGCCCATCGATTCATCGATGCCCTCCGGCATGCGCCAGAGGGACGGCATCCCGCCGACCCTCATGAAACGTTCGAGAACATCGCCGGTTCCGCCGAATTCCCTGCGGAAATCCAGGCATTCCCTGAATGAGAGAGGGTACATGCGGATCGAATTGAACCTCCCTCCCATATGGGTCGAATAATCGGATGAAAGCAGGCTCGAGTTCGATCCGGTCACGTAGATGTCGCATGCTCCGCGGGCTATCAGGTCTCTGAGTGCCAGGTCCCAGCCTTCGATGTTCTGTATTTCATCTACGATGAGGACGTTCCTGCCTTTTCCGTCGATCCTCGAATTCACTTCCCCGAGGAATTTCTTCCAATCCCGCAGGTCGTAGTTTTCAGCCAGTTCGGTGTTTATGTAGATGACGTTGCAGTCTTTCAGCCCGGATGCGTACAGCTTGAGCGCAGATGATTTCCCGCATCTGCGGATGCCCACCAATACTTTGGCAAACCCGTTCCATGCGTGCGCCGCCAGCCTGTCCATGTACAGGGGGCGCTGAATCAGTTTCATTTCCGGTTCCACAGTCATGTATAGTCGAACACATCCTTAAGGCTTTTCGAATTTTTAATACAAGTATAAACAATGCGAAAATATCGCTGGAATTTTTAATACGAAGATAAAAACCTAAGTGGGTTCGATACACGATTTTGAGATTCTCTCCCTCGCAATCCCAATCGGCCGGGAGCCCAAACGGTCTGCTGTGCCGGCTGGATCCATCGCGGCCTCAGCAGAGCCAGGCATGGAAATCCGGAGGTTTTTCCCTCGGAGAAGAGGGATCCGGCCCTTTTTCTTGTTAAAGTCATTCTGATCGGGTCGGTGCCTGAGGCATGTTCGCGGAGGAGGCCGTATCCCAGCCTGTGCGGTTCGGCGGATGGGACACGGGAATCATCTGAGCGGCAGCCCCGAAGGTAATATATGGGCCCTTCCGATAGCCGAGACCAACGCCTGTTGTATGGGCGGGAAGGGAATACCCAAATGAAAGCGTTATACAGCGACGGCACCGTGAGGGAGGCCGAGGACGGCCTCTCCGTGCTGAGGCACACCACCTCGCATATCCTCGCGCAGGCCGTCAAAAGGCTCTGGCCCGAGACCAAACTGGCCATCGGTCCCTCGATCAGCGACGGATTCTATTACGACATGGACCGCGAAGGCGGCTTCACTGCAGACGACCTGACCAAGATCGAGGCCGAGATGAAGAAGATCGTGAAGGAGAACCTCAAGCTCGAGACCTTCACCCTTCCGCGGGCCGAAGCGATCAAGTTCATGGAGGAAAGGCACGAGGACTACAAGGTCCAGCTTATCAAGGACCTCCCCGAGGACGCCGTCATCAGCTTCTACAAGCAGGGCGAGTTCACCGACCTCTGCGCCGGGCCGCACGTGCTCTACACGAAGCAGTGCAAGGCGTTCAAGCTCACCTCCGTCGCAGGCGCGTACTGGCGCGGCGACGAGCACAACAAGATGCTCACCCGCATCTATGGCACCGCCTTCGAGAACAAGGAGGACCTCGACAAGTACCTCGCCATGATGGAGGAGGCCAAGAAGAGGGACCACCGCAAGCTCGGCAAGGAGCTCGGCATCTTCATGATGTCCGACGAGGGGCCCGGGTTCCCGTTCTTCCTGCCTAACGGTGTCACGCTCAAGAACACCCTCATGTCCTACTGGAGGGAGATCCATATCCCCGCCGGCTACAAGGAGATCTCCACCCCGCAGATCCTCAACCGCCACCTGTGGGAGCAGTCCGGCCACTGGGACCACTACAAGGAGAACATGTACACCACCAGGATCGACGACGAGGATTACGCCATCAAGCCGATGAACTGCCCCGGCAGCACCATCGTCTTCGCCAGCGAGTCCCGCTCGTACCGCGACCTCCCGCTCCGCCTGGCGGAGTTCGGTGTGGTGCACAGGCATGAGAAGTCCGGAGAGCTCCATGGGCTGTTCCGCGTCAGGTGCTTCACTCAGGACGATACCCATATCTACGTCACCCCCGAGCAGATCGAGGACGAGATCTCCGCCATCGTGAAGATCATCGACAAGGTGTACAAGCAGTTCGGCTTCAAGTACCACGTCGAGCTGTCCACCCGCCCCGAGAACTCGATGGGCTCCGACGAGGACTGGGAGAACGCGACCAACGGCCTCAGGCATGCCCTGGACGACATGCACCTGCCCTACGTTGTCAACGAGGGCGACGGCGCGTTCTACGGCCCCAAGATCGACTTCCACCTGGAGGACTCCATCGGGAGGACCTGGCAGTGCGGAACCATCCAGCTGGACTTCCAGCTGCCTCAGAGGTTCAATCTGGAGTACGTCGGCGCCGACGGGCAGAAGCACTGCCCCATCATGATCCACCGCGTCGTCTTCGGAAGCGTCGAGAGGTTCATGGGGATCCTCATCGAGCATTACGCCGGGAAGTTCCCCGTCTGGCTGGCGCCTGTGCAGGTCAAGGTCCTCTCGGTCTCCGAGAAGAGCAGAGACTATGCCGCGAAGGTCGCTTCGCAGCTGCAGGCCGCCGGCATCCGCATCGAGAACGACGCCCGCGACGAGAAGATCGGCTACAAGATCCGCGAGGCCCAGCTCCAGAAGGTCCCCTACATGGTGATCATCGGCGAGAAGGAGGCCGAGGAAGGCACCTCCGTCGCCGTCAGGAGCCGCGACAAGGGCGACCTCGGGTCGTTCAGGACCGAGGACTTCATCGCCCTCGTGAAGAAGCAGACCTCTGAGAGGAAGGACTGAAACCTTTTCCCGGTCCCTCCGGGGGCCGGATCATTTTTCCAGGCCGCAATCGCGGTCTGTTTTCAAAGATAACAAAATATGCGCCCGAAAGGCCGGACGCTTCGGCCTAAGATGTTTCTTCGGTCGAGGAAGGACACGGCGGTGCCGTAGGCCAGCACCTGGTTGCGGCGATGCTTCTCTCCCCCGGTCTCGGTGACGGATAAGCTCACCGCCACCACTGCGTCGGCATACATCTGCCGGGCGCAGTCCTCGAGATCGGAAAGTGCCTCGTCGTAGCACTCAGAGAGGGATTTCTTGCGTTCCTCTCCTCCGCCGGTTCCTTTCGCTATGCCGATGATCATGAAGTTCTTCCCGGGAACCTCTTTGGTTGTTGTTACGATCATCAGCACAGTGATGGCTGAACTGCTGGAAATAGTAATCGGATAGTATGTCTGGATTATTTTGACAAGCTCTATCAGAGGGAGAAATGATGTTCTAGAGGACGGCTCAGACGAACCTGACCGCTGTCCCGTAGGCCAGGATCTCGGCCGCTCCCGCCATGATCATGGATGTGGTGATGCGCATGGCGATGACGGCATCGGCGCCTTTGGCCTCGGCATCCTCCTTCATCCTCTCGATCGCTGTCTCGCGTGCCTTGGTGAGCATCTCGTTGTATGCGACTAGCTCCTTCCCGACGATGGACCTCAGTCCCTGAGTGAAGTCGCGCCCAATGTTCCTGGTCTGTATGGTGTTGCCCATGGCCAGGCCGACGATCTCATAGTTCCTGCCGGGAATCTCGTTCGCGGTTGTGAAAATCATATGAATAATCGATTGTGTATCATGATATTATACCTATCGTGTGAGATAATAACCGGGCGGCGCCCCCTGCGGAAGAGGCCATCCGCCCGTCGGTTTCACCGATCCTCGGGGATATCTATCGGATATCTGCCGTACTTCTTGGCCGTATCGAAGAACGCATCGACATTGGCCAGCGGGACATCGAGCGGCCAGTCGCAGCCGGTCCAGTAGATGTACCCTCCGCCCGGGGCGGCATCCCTTATCGCCTTCTTCCCCTCGCGCTCGATCTTCTCCGGCGTGCCCTGAAGCAGGGTGCCTGCGGGATTGATGTTCCCGGCGATGCACTGCCTCTTCCCGATCCTCCTCTTGACCTCGGCCAGGTCGTCCGCGTAGTCCAGGCTGATGTAGCTCGCGCCGATCTCGCAGAGGTTGTCGAGGCGGTCCATGGTGAGGCCGCAGATGTGGTAGTGGTGGGCGTACCTGTCCTTGTACCTCCTGATGGCCTCCGACTGCCTCTTGGCGTAAGGGAGCCCGAACTCCCTGAAGGTCTCCGGCGAGATCATGTCTCCGGAGCATGTGGGGTCGGGCGTGTAGATGTGGTCCGCGCCCGCATCGATCTGCGCCTTGTCGAACTCTATCGCGGCGTCGCAGCAGAAGCTTATCAGCTCCTTCACCTCGTCCGGCTCCTCGAACATGAAGGCCATCATGTCCTCCACGCCGAGGACCACGCCGGCCAGCGTCAGGGGCCCGCGGGTGAAGCCGGTTATGAACACGTCGTCCTTCCGTTCGTCGTGGAGCTTCTTATCGAGCTTGCGGATCGCCTCCAGCTGCTGCGGCATCTTCCCGTCCTTCTCAGGGTCCGGGAAGTGCAGGTCGCGCCATTTCTTGGGGTCATCGATGCAGGGGTCCACGACAGGCACCCCCCAGTAGGTCTCATGCTCCTTGCAGCCCAGCGGTTCCGCCATGATGTGGGCGCTCATCCTCGAGTGAACGAAGTCATGGCCGAAGCGGTCGAGCGCGCGTATCTGCGACTCGACGAACACGTCGGTGTTTCTGACCCACTGCGGGTAGCTCACATCCTTCTCCTTCTTCCCCATGCGGGACAGGTTATCGCCCGCCAGGTTGATCGACCAGTTCATGGTGTCGAACATCGGCACCCTGTCGGGCTCCTTCAGGTCGATCGCACATCTGATCCTCTCTCCGTGCGACATCGCGTCGCGTCTGTCCTCCATCGCTGCGCCTCCTTCACTATATCGTTCCATTCGGAGCGTATCCTCTTCCAGTCCCAGCCTTCCAGCAGCCTGTCCGCGATGGGAGGCGTCTGAGGGGCCTTCTCGGAATATATCCCGAGGTCGTATGAGTTGGCGAACTCCCTGGTGACCGCGCTTCCGCAGCCCATCAGGGGGACGTCGATGCCCTTCTCCTTCATCATGGCCGCCTCTTTGGGAAGGGCGTCCATGGTCGTGGTCATGAGGGCGGTGCCGCTCATGAAGAGCGGCCTGATCTCCGCCGCTTTGGCCACCGCTTCGGTTGCCGGAACGTCCTTGCCGAGGTCGACGACCTTATAGCCTGCGGCCCTCATCATGACCGCGGCGATGTTCTTCCCTATGTCGTGGGGGTCGCCCTCGACCGCATGCATGATGACCGTCCCGCGGGCCTCCCTTCCGCCGGGCATCCTCGCTTCGGCGACCGCTATGCCTTTGGTCATGGTCCTGGAGGCCATGATGACCTCCGGAAGGTAGTAGATCCTCTGGGCATAGAGCTTGGCCACTATCTGCATGCCCGCCACCAGCCCGAGGTTGATGGCGTCTGCCGGAGCCTTGGTCTCCAGCGCTTTCTCCGATGCTCCCTCGATCTCTTTGATCTTGAAGAACACCACTTTCTCTGCCAGTTCCCGGTAGACGGGGTCCTCCGGGAGCATCCTGTCCGCGACCTCCCTCGGGGTCTCGGCCGTCCTCTGCTCGAATTTATCGATGCTGTCTGCCATTTCCCGCACCTTGGTTTCACTACCTCGGCGCGGAACCTTAAAGCGGACCGCGAACAGCCGGAGAACAGGCTCGGAGACAGCCGAAATAGGGTCCGGACGGCTGTCTGGGAGCGGTGCTGCAGTGCCCGAATCACAGCGTTCGCAGGACCGGCTAAATAAGCACACAGCGATAAACAGGGATTGATCCGGCGGCCGGGCCTTCCGCCGGTCATGTTTTCTCAGACGAGCAGTTCTTTGGGCCCGATGAGGATGACCCCTTCCTTCTTGGCCCTTTTCACCAGTTCGCTGTCGAATCCGGAAATCGAGAACAGCGTCATCTTCTTGTTCTTCAGGCCGCGCATGCGCTCGGACCGTTCTATGAGCATGTCGAGAGCGCCGGAGTCGACCTTCCCGTTCCTGAACTTGCAGTCGCAGACGTAGTTGGTCTCTCCGTCGGTCCCGACAAGGGTGATGTTCGCGGTATCCTCCCCGACAATCCACCATCCGCCGGTCTTGGTGCAGCCCATCTTGTGCTTGAGGTATTTGGCGCAGAATGTGCGGAACCTGAGCTCGAGGAACATGCCCGTCTCGGCGGAAATGTTCCTGAAGTCCGGGTTGTCCGCGTATATGAGGTTGGGATTGTTCCTTATGACACCGTGGTAGAAGGCGAGCAGGCTGCTGGTTACCATGTAAACAGGCTTCTTCGGGGCGCTTCCCATGGGGACAATCCTGGAAACGAGATGCTCCGCTTCCATCTTCTTGATGTATATGTCGCAGAGCTGCCTCGAGATGCCCTCGTCCTCTGCGATGTCGATCGGCCTTCCCTCGCCGTGAGCTATGTCGGAGAGTATGGCGGAGCAGTAATCATAGGGGACGGACGACCTCCTGACGAGGTTCTCCGCCTCCATGCACAGCCTGGGGTACGGGCCCAGGAAGCATTTCTCGACAGACGCCTCATAGGTGCCTTTGTTCATCAGCGCGCTGTAGACGGGCACGCCCCCCACAGTCAGATAGGTCATGCACGAGTCGAGAGGCTCCATCTTGGGATGGAGGGAAGCGGCGTCCTCGCGGCCGAGAGGCCAGATGGTGATGACCCTGATGTCTTTCACAGCGAGTTTCGCGGTGCGCTCGGCCGCATGGGCCGGCCATCCGCAGAGGATGAGCATGTCGCCTTTCTCGGCCGCCTTCTCTGCGAATTTGGCCAGCTC
Coding sequences within:
- a CDS encoding ATP-binding protein; the encoded protein is MSAFVGREKELGELGDIYRSDRRVCLVTGESRTGTSSLVRRFCTGKECIRVQLPEGSPSETVSCITEAIRACTGESVPEAATLAQAFDQLSTYLDGARVIAIDGIGNPKAEWFAPELAKFAEKAAEKGDMLILCGWPAHAAERTAKLAVKDIRVITIWPLGREDAASLHPKMEPLDSCMTYLTVGGVPVYSALMNKGTYEASVEKCFLGPYPRLCMEAENLVRRSSVPYDYCSAILSDIAHGEGRPIDIAEDEGISRQLCDIYIKKMEAEHLVSRIVPMGSAPKKPVYMVTSSLLAFYHGVIRNNPNLIYADNPDFRNISAETGMFLELRFRTFCAKYLKHKMGCTKTGGWWIVGEDTANITLVGTDGETNYVCDCKFRNGKVDSGALDMLIERSERMRGLKNKKMTLFSISGFDSELVKRAKKEGVILIGPKELLV